A region from the Candidatus Methanomethylicota archaeon genome encodes:
- a CDS encoding DUF86 domain-containing protein, translating to MSAGRRLNRGEVIEKLRQLLADFPEVVFAVLFGSLATKGFSVHDVDIAVKVEAEDKYVILAKLVEEASEVLSVEGGIDLVDLDRADPMLKARVLVEGIVIIDRRAFRGELLRELNQVPLEYWEYAALSLEEWLKSDNPMPIDAGIVKARIDSIKSEIDFLEEYVMSKGVAEVESSPILKRLLERGYQLIVEALIDVCRHIASAKGWRTAGTAKDYILECAKHGVIQTALAEELTRHTTLRNIIIHRYLAIDYEKLYEEAQKLLKHVTEFEKCIREFIRKELKHTI from the coding sequence ATGAGTGCTGGTAGAAGGCTAAATAGAGGGGAAGTCATAGAAAAGCTTCGCCAACTTCTAGCTGATTTCCCTGAAGTTGTATTTGCAGTTCTCTTTGGGAGTCTAGCTACTAAGGGATTTAGCGTTCACGATGTTGATATAGCTGTGAAGGTGGAAGCTGAAGACAAATACGTAATATTAGCTAAGCTTGTTGAAGAGGCTTCTGAAGTGCTGAGTGTAGAGGGGGGGATTGATTTGGTCGACCTCGATAGAGCAGACCCCATGTTGAAGGCAAGGGTTTTGGTGGAGGGAATTGTAATAATTGATAGGAGGGCTTTTAGGGGGGAGCTACTCAGAGAGCTCAATCAAGTGCCACTGGAATACTGGGAGTATGCAGCCCTCTCCCTAGAAGAGTGGTTGAAGTCAGATAACCCGATGCCCATAGATGCTGGAATTGTAAAGGCAAGGATTGACTCCATAAAGTCTGAAATTGATTTCCTCGAGGAGTACGTAATGTCTAAAGGTGTTGCTGAAGTTGAATCTTCACCAATACTCAAAAGGTTACTTGAGAGGGGGTATCAACTCATAGTTGAAGCATTGATTGATGTGTGTAGACATATAGCTTCAGCAAAGGGTTGGAGAACTGCGGGAACAGCCAAAGATTACATATTGGAATGCGCAAAGCATGGGGTAATACAAACAGCGCTGGCAGAAGAGTTAACACGCCACACAACGTTAAGAAACATCATAATCCACAGGTACCTAGCCATAGATTATGAGAAGCTATATGAAGAAGCTCAAAAACTACTCAAACATGTAACAGAATTTGAGAAATGCATACGCGAGTTTATACGAAAGGAGCTTAAACATACAATTTAA